Proteins from a single region of Paenibacillus sp. BIHB 4019:
- a CDS encoding D-glycerate dehydrogenase, whose amino-acid sequence MKPKVFISSKIPPEVKNYLDEHCECRMWEGEQGITGAQLAEEISEVEGLLAAGNAISERLLSAAPKLKVVSNISVGYNHNDLDAMKKRGIIGTHTPYVLDDTVADLTMALMLAAARRVAELDKLVRAGEWKRGIGTSLFGIDVHHAKLGIIGMGRIGETIAKRAKYGFDMEVGYYNRSRKPDFEQQLGVQYSPLDQLLQESDFIVLMTPLTPETKHMIGKEQFAMMKRSAIFINCSRGETVDEAALIEALRSGTIRGAGLDVFEKEPVTQDNPLLQLDNAVLLPHIGSATHQTRYNMAMLAARNLVDGLYGREPQYVIPELK is encoded by the coding sequence CGGATGTGGGAAGGCGAGCAGGGGATTACCGGCGCGCAGCTGGCGGAAGAAATTAGTGAAGTGGAAGGCCTGCTTGCTGCGGGCAACGCAATCAGCGAGCGTCTGCTGTCGGCGGCGCCGAAGCTGAAAGTCGTCAGCAACATTTCCGTCGGCTACAACCATAATGATTTGGATGCGATGAAAAAACGCGGCATTATCGGTACACATACTCCTTACGTGCTAGACGATACGGTGGCAGATTTGACAATGGCGCTCATGCTGGCTGCAGCACGCCGGGTGGCTGAGCTGGATAAGCTCGTTCGCGCAGGCGAGTGGAAGCGCGGCATCGGTACGTCCTTGTTCGGCATTGATGTTCATCACGCCAAGCTTGGCATTATAGGCATGGGCCGCATTGGCGAAACGATTGCCAAACGTGCAAAATACGGCTTCGATATGGAAGTCGGCTATTATAATCGTTCGCGCAAGCCAGACTTCGAACAGCAGCTTGGCGTACAGTACAGCCCGCTTGATCAACTGCTTCAAGAGTCGGATTTTATCGTGCTGATGACGCCGCTAACGCCGGAGACAAAGCATATGATCGGCAAGGAGCAGTTTGCGATGATGAAGCGCAGTGCCATCTTTATTAACTGCTCACGAGGGGAGACAGTTGATGAGGCGGCGCTCATTGAGGCGCTGAGAAGCGGAACGATACGCGGCGCAGGGCTGGATGTTTTTGAAAAAGAGCCGGTTACGCAAGACAACCCGCTGCTCCAGCTCGACAATGCAGTGCTGCTGCCGCATATTGGCTCGGCTACCCATCAGACGAGATACAATATGGCGATGCTTGCTGCCCGCAATCTGGTGGACGGCCTTTATGGGCGCGAGCCGCAATATGTGATTCCGGAACTGAAGTAG
- a CDS encoding M20 family metallopeptidase: MLNKPTIFEEIDRHSEGFKAISRSIFANPELGHEEFKASAALCAELERQGFSVERGTLGLATAFIATYDTGKPGPVAAFLCEYDALPEIGHACGHHLICMMSIGAAVGLKSVLEAGSIRVYGTPAEETKGAKVPMAEAGLFDDCDFALMAHPYHTFEKSGESLAMDAVQFEFTGAAAHAAASPYEGINALDAVIQLFNSVNALRQQTRSDTRIHGIIDNGGKAPNIIPDYASAKFYIRSASRTYTNELTAKVLRCAEGAALQTGCELRTNNYELSYDELRTNEALSEQFSANLIAAGIQVGEIQIGKDHGSVDLGNVSTHCPAIHPYVKIVEERLLLHTEGFRDAAITERALERMIFGAKMLAATAADVYNDPALLARIRAEFEQQTN, from the coding sequence ATGCTGAATAAACCTACGATATTTGAGGAAATCGACCGTCATAGCGAGGGCTTCAAGGCGATTTCCCGATCGATTTTTGCGAATCCGGAGCTTGGACATGAGGAATTTAAAGCGTCGGCAGCGCTGTGCGCGGAGCTTGAGCGTCAAGGCTTTAGCGTTGAGCGTGGCACGCTTGGACTGGCTACTGCTTTCATCGCCACCTATGATACGGGCAAGCCTGGCCCGGTTGCCGCTTTCCTCTGCGAATATGACGCATTGCCGGAAATCGGTCATGCCTGCGGTCATCACCTCATCTGCATGATGAGCATCGGCGCCGCGGTCGGCTTGAAATCGGTTTTAGAAGCAGGAAGCATTCGCGTCTATGGGACGCCTGCGGAAGAAACGAAGGGCGCAAAGGTGCCGATGGCAGAAGCCGGCTTGTTTGATGATTGCGATTTCGCCTTGATGGCGCATCCTTACCATACGTTTGAAAAATCCGGCGAATCGCTGGCGATGGATGCCGTGCAGTTCGAATTTACAGGAGCGGCTGCTCATGCGGCAGCCAGCCCTTATGAGGGCATAAATGCGCTCGATGCGGTCATTCAGCTGTTCAATAGCGTCAATGCCTTGCGCCAGCAGACCCGCAGCGATACGCGCATTCACGGCATAATCGACAATGGGGGCAAGGCGCCCAACATTATCCCTGACTATGCCTCGGCAAAATTTTATATTCGCTCGGCTTCGCGCACGTATACGAACGAGCTGACGGCGAAGGTGCTTCGCTGCGCCGAAGGTGCCGCCCTGCAAACGGGCTGCGAGCTGCGCACGAACAATTATGAGCTGTCTTATGATGAGCTGCGCACGAATGAGGCGCTGTCGGAGCAATTTTCCGCCAACCTGATTGCGGCAGGCATTCAGGTTGGCGAAATTCAAATCGGCAAGGACCATGGCTCGGTTGACCTCGGCAATGTTTCCACGCACTGCCCAGCTATTCATCCTTATGTGAAAATCGTCGAGGAGCGCTTGCTGCTGCATACGGAAGGGTTCCGTGATGCAGCCATTACAGAGCGCGCTTTGGAGCGCATGATCTTCGGGGCGAAAATGCTCGCTGCCACTGCTGCGGATGTGTATAACGATCCAGCTTTGCTGGCACGGATTAGAGCAGAGTTTGAGCAGCAGACCAACTAA
- a CDS encoding AraC family transcriptional regulator: MDTIAFPLVTDTELALPLYVDIIGHWGNQETIDRMNGFPHYQWLQVASGEGELIIGEKTYSVKNGQGFCLFPGVPHRYYATREPWDVHFVSFGGSLCETLFEQAGITESGVYATADGEVLISHMRSIYAMSQSDRPFLGLECSKLLYAMLLDLMKVVRVSSHSAHQNLSRLHPVIQYIEAHAGSLITIEDLAGAINVTPQYLCLLFKKAMRMRPMEYVNRERISRSKQLMFRESTLKMQEIAKLSGFDSASYFSSVFKRLEGVGPEQFKKMHGMR; the protein is encoded by the coding sequence ATGGATACAATTGCATTTCCGCTTGTAACGGATACCGAGCTTGCGCTGCCGCTTTACGTCGACATAATCGGACATTGGGGCAATCAGGAGACGATCGATCGCATGAACGGCTTTCCCCACTATCAATGGCTGCAAGTGGCTTCTGGGGAAGGCGAGCTTATTATCGGGGAAAAAACCTATTCGGTGAAAAATGGCCAAGGCTTCTGCCTGTTCCCCGGAGTGCCGCATCGTTATTATGCGACCCGCGAGCCGTGGGATGTGCATTTTGTCAGCTTTGGCGGCAGCCTGTGCGAAACGTTGTTCGAGCAGGCCGGCATTACGGAATCCGGCGTCTATGCAACAGCAGACGGAGAAGTATTAATTTCACATATGCGCAGCATATATGCGATGTCGCAGTCGGACCGTCCTTTCCTCGGCCTCGAATGCTCGAAGCTGCTCTATGCCATGCTTCTGGATCTAATGAAGGTTGTTCGTGTCAGCTCCCATTCGGCGCATCAGAACTTATCGCGGCTCCATCCCGTCATTCAATATATTGAAGCGCATGCCGGCAGCCTCATTACGATTGAGGATTTAGCAGGGGCGATAAACGTGACGCCGCAATATTTATGCCTATTGTTTAAAAAAGCGATGCGCATGCGGCCGATGGAGTACGTCAACCGTGAACGTATCAGCCGCAGCAAGCAGCTCATGTTCCGCGAGAGCACGCTGAAAATGCAGGAAATCGCCAAGCTGTCCGGCTTCGACAGCGCCAGCTATTTCAGCTCCGTCTTCAAGCGGCTGGAAGGTGTTGGGCCCGAGCAGTTTAAAAAAATGCACGGCATGCGCTAA
- a CDS encoding beta-galactosidase, translating to MSSKFPPISSKIPQMLHGADYNPDQWLKYPHILEEDIRLMKLSHSNVMSVGIFGWVALEPEEGVFTFEWMDQLLDRFAANGIYALLATPSGARPAWMSSKYPEVLRVDENGIRNLHGARHNHCFSSPVYREKVQIMNTKLAERYSSHPAVIGWHISNEFGGECHCDLCAEAFRGWLQQRYGTLEALNDAWWTTFWSHTYTDWSQVDTPTRRGERAVHGMNVDWMRFVTDQTVDFCRKEMEPLRAINPELPITTNFMLDFEGLNYWKFADMLDMISWDAYPTWHSLESDSELAAWIGFNHDIFRSLKGGKPFMLMESTPSMTNWQPVSKLKKPGMHLLSSMQAVAHGSDTVQYFQWRKSRGSSEKLHGSVVDHVGHEHTRVFKDVTDVGHALTKLEDVVGTSVKPEVAIIYDWENRWAVKDSQGPRNCGIHYEETARKHYRPFWELGIPVDIIDSECALNSYKIVIAPMLYMVRPGVGEAIEKFVENGGTFIATYWTGIVNESDLCFLTGFPGPLRKTLGIWSEEIDSLHDGETNRVVMSEGNALGLSGEYEAHELCDLIHLEGAEALAVYGEDFYAGRPALTVNRLGKGKAYYVASRNKEPFFTDFFKTLVEQEGIRKVLDTELPEGVTAQLRSDGESDYVFVSNFTPQEQQVVLDSHSYEDVLNGGQAESALTLAAYDVRILKRKSR from the coding sequence ATGAGCAGCAAATTTCCGCCAATCAGCTCGAAAATTCCCCAAATGCTTCATGGCGCGGATTATAATCCGGACCAGTGGCTTAAATATCCTCATATTTTAGAGGAAGATATTCGTTTAATGAAATTGTCGCACAGCAATGTCATGTCGGTTGGCATTTTTGGCTGGGTTGCGCTGGAGCCAGAGGAAGGCGTCTTCACTTTTGAGTGGATGGATCAATTGCTCGACCGCTTTGCGGCCAACGGCATTTATGCACTGCTTGCCACGCCGAGCGGAGCGAGACCGGCATGGATGTCTTCCAAATACCCGGAAGTGCTCCGTGTAGATGAGAACGGCATTCGCAATCTGCATGGCGCACGTCATAATCACTGCTTCTCGTCTCCGGTGTACCGCGAGAAAGTGCAAATTATGAATACGAAGCTTGCGGAGCGTTATTCGAGCCATCCAGCGGTTATTGGCTGGCATATTTCCAATGAGTTCGGCGGCGAATGCCACTGCGACCTGTGCGCCGAGGCGTTCCGCGGCTGGCTGCAGCAGCGTTATGGCACACTTGAGGCATTGAACGATGCTTGGTGGACGACGTTCTGGAGCCATACGTATACAGATTGGAGCCAAGTCGATACGCCAACGCGGCGCGGTGAACGGGCGGTTCACGGCATGAATGTGGACTGGATGCGTTTTGTTACGGACCAGACGGTTGACTTCTGCCGCAAGGAAATGGAGCCGCTTCGCGCAATCAACCCGGAGCTGCCGATTACAACTAATTTTATGCTCGACTTCGAAGGGCTGAATTATTGGAAGTTTGCGGATATGCTCGATATGATTTCGTGGGATGCTTATCCGACTTGGCACAGCCTGGAGAGCGACAGCGAGCTGGCGGCTTGGATCGGCTTCAACCATGACATTTTCCGCTCGCTCAAAGGCGGCAAGCCATTTATGCTGATGGAAAGCACGCCAAGCATGACGAACTGGCAGCCGGTCAGCAAGCTGAAGAAGCCGGGCATGCATTTGCTTTCATCCATGCAGGCCGTTGCCCATGGCTCGGATACGGTGCAATATTTCCAATGGCGCAAAAGCCGCGGCTCCAGCGAGAAGCTGCATGGCTCGGTCGTTGACCATGTCGGACATGAGCATACCCGCGTATTTAAAGATGTAACCGACGTAGGCCATGCGCTTACGAAGCTTGAAGATGTAGTAGGAACATCGGTTAAGCCGGAAGTCGCGATCATTTACGATTGGGAAAACCGCTGGGCGGTCAAAGACTCCCAAGGCCCGCGCAACTGCGGCATTCATTACGAGGAAACGGCGCGCAAGCATTACCGTCCGTTCTGGGAGCTAGGTATTCCGGTCGATATTATCGACTCCGAATGCGCACTTAATTCTTATAAAATCGTGATCGCTCCTATGCTGTACATGGTACGTCCAGGTGTGGGCGAGGCCATTGAGAAGTTTGTTGAAAATGGTGGCACGTTTATTGCGACTTACTGGACCGGCATCGTGAACGAAAGCGATCTATGCTTCCTGACAGGCTTCCCAGGGCCGCTTCGCAAAACGCTCGGCATCTGGTCGGAGGAAATCGATTCCCTTCATGACGGCGAGACGAATCGCGTAGTCATGTCGGAAGGCAATGCACTGGGCTTGTCCGGTGAGTACGAAGCGCATGAGCTGTGCGACCTTATTCACCTTGAAGGAGCAGAGGCGCTGGCCGTATACGGAGAAGATTTCTATGCTGGCCGCCCGGCATTGACGGTGAACCGCTTGGGCAAGGGGAAAGCGTATTATGTTGCTTCCCGCAACAAAGAACCATTTTTCACAGATTTCTTCAAGACGCTTGTGGAGCAGGAGGGCATTCGCAAAGTGCTCGATACCGAGCTGCCTGAAGGCGTGACTGCGCAGCTGCGTAGCGATGGGGAGTCGGACTATGTATTCGTATCCAACTTCACGCCGCAAGAGCAGCAGGTAGTGCTCGATAGCCATTCCTATGAGGATGTATTGAATGGTGGTCAAGCGGAGTCTGCGCTCACGCTTGCTGCGTATGATGTTCGGATTTTAAAACGTAAATCTCGTTAA
- a CDS encoding methyl-accepting chemotaxis protein has product MRRKQLHLSLTVKLVSCVVICLLVIFTVMNVLNINQLESLAVTKGEQEAQLAGTDFVMSVQRELTATESKLENLMLVLKETRSEKQLSRQKVVEMLQTMVENDPRVLAYYTLWEPDAFDQEDESNSNYSSYDDKTGRFIPYVFRNGSGTAINPLSDYTVEGAGDYYLLPKQSKKVTYVDPYFYNVAGQQTLITSIVVPILDQSGSFLGIVGADLSIESFQKAAAEYSPMGGYVSLISEKGNYLANPNDSAALNEAFADNEGKQALLDDVMSGTRYSGYTADSNGDEVMRLFEPIALPGSNQFWYSQSVVPKAAIFEDFNASRTASLIIACSSMILLGIIISLLIRFMVIRKLNLFNKGLEKMAEGDLTQTIAVKQQDELGQMAASFNRMTEKLRGMFQLVTNLGVAVSETSEQLTASADQTSKASETIAESIQTVAMDAETQNQHAGGTAEAMHAMSSHVQRIAESSDQVASSANGVALQTADGYQLMQEAVRQMGQIQHSVSETEAAIERLNERSTQIGQMTGLITAISVQTNLLALNAGIEAARVGEHGRGFAIVAQEVRKLAEQTKQAADQVSQLVEGIRSDTDHVAQTMQRGSKEVASGAQTVEGSGELFNAIMNEMSAVSSQIQEVSAAAGQMNASSQQMTASVEQMAVIAGDTASNSHNVAAASEEQLASMQQISAAAESLDHMVQELLEKLSQFKI; this is encoded by the coding sequence ATGAGAAGGAAGCAGCTGCATTTATCTTTGACGGTTAAATTGGTATCCTGTGTGGTCATTTGCTTGCTTGTCATTTTTACTGTAATGAATGTGCTGAATATTAATCAGCTGGAGTCGCTTGCTGTGACGAAAGGCGAGCAGGAGGCGCAGTTGGCCGGAACTGATTTTGTGATGTCGGTACAGCGTGAGCTTACGGCAACCGAATCCAAATTGGAAAATTTGATGCTTGTCCTAAAGGAAACGCGAAGTGAAAAGCAGCTATCGCGTCAAAAGGTCGTTGAAATGCTGCAAACCATGGTCGAAAATGATCCACGTGTGCTGGCGTATTATACGTTATGGGAGCCAGATGCTTTTGACCAAGAGGACGAGTCCAATAGTAACTACTCGTCATACGATGATAAAACAGGCCGTTTTATTCCTTATGTTTTCCGTAACGGCAGTGGAACGGCAATTAATCCGCTTTCGGATTATACGGTGGAAGGGGCGGGAGACTATTATTTGCTGCCCAAGCAATCGAAAAAAGTAACGTACGTTGATCCTTATTTTTATAATGTAGCCGGTCAGCAGACGCTTATTACATCAATTGTTGTTCCCATATTGGATCAAAGTGGCAGCTTCCTCGGGATAGTCGGAGCAGACTTATCCATCGAGAGCTTCCAGAAGGCGGCAGCCGAATATTCGCCAATGGGCGGTTATGTATCCCTGATTAGTGAAAAAGGCAATTATTTGGCTAATCCGAATGATTCGGCAGCACTGAATGAGGCTTTCGCGGATAATGAAGGGAAGCAGGCGCTTCTGGATGATGTGATGAGCGGTACGCGTTATTCGGGATACACGGCGGATTCGAATGGCGACGAAGTCATGCGGCTGTTTGAGCCGATAGCGCTGCCGGGAAGCAATCAATTCTGGTATAGCCAGAGCGTTGTTCCTAAAGCAGCGATATTTGAAGATTTTAATGCCAGTCGCACAGCATCGTTAATAATTGCCTGTTCTTCGATGATTTTATTGGGTATTATTATTTCTCTCCTGATCCGCTTTATGGTTATTCGCAAGCTGAACTTGTTTAATAAAGGGCTTGAAAAAATGGCCGAGGGCGACCTCACCCAGACGATTGCCGTTAAACAGCAGGATGAGCTGGGCCAAATGGCTGCTTCCTTTAATAGGATGACGGAGAAGCTGCGGGGCATGTTCCAGCTCGTGACGAATCTCGGGGTAGCCGTCAGTGAAACGTCGGAGCAGTTGACAGCTAGCGCCGATCAGACGAGCAAAGCGTCCGAGACGATAGCCGAATCGATTCAGACGGTAGCGATGGATGCCGAGACGCAAAATCAGCATGCCGGCGGCACAGCAGAAGCGATGCATGCGATGTCCAGCCATGTTCAGCGCATAGCTGAATCGAGCGATCAGGTAGCCTCCTCAGCGAATGGGGTCGCGCTGCAGACAGCGGATGGTTATCAATTGATGCAGGAAGCCGTCCGGCAAATGGGCCAAATCCAGCATTCGGTGTCGGAGACGGAAGCAGCGATTGAACGGCTTAATGAACGCTCGACCCAAATCGGACAAATGACGGGCCTGATTACAGCAATCAGCGTACAAACGAATCTGCTTGCGCTGAATGCCGGCATTGAGGCTGCGCGGGTAGGCGAGCATGGCCGGGGCTTTGCCATAGTAGCGCAAGAGGTGCGCAAGCTGGCGGAGCAGACGAAGCAGGCAGCGGATCAAGTATCGCAGCTTGTGGAAGGCATTCGCAGCGATACGGACCATGTGGCGCAAACGATGCAAAGAGGCTCCAAAGAAGTGGCGAGCGGCGCGCAAACGGTAGAGGGAAGCGGCGAGCTGTTCAATGCGATTATGAATGAAATGAGCGCAGTCAGCAGCCAAATTCAAGAGGTTTCAGCGGCGGCTGGCCAAATGAATGCAAGCTCGCAGCAAATGACCGCAAGCGTTGAACAAATGGCGGTTATAGCGGGCGACACGGCATCCAATTCCCATAATGTCGCAGCGGCCTCCGAGGAGCAGCTGGCATCGATGCAGCAAATATCGGCGGCGGCCGAGTCACTGGACCATATGGTTCAGGAGCTGCTGGAAAAACTGTCGCAGTTTAAAATTTAA
- a CDS encoding methyl-accepting chemotaxis protein encodes MTTAELAHPMDMKLEMDELEARHPEQQAENVLAAEAPGSKEQTDAPSQQAARLADFVRQAPIVREERTCKETIAVFKQHPESECVVVCDAADRVKGLMMRNRFFLKLGHRFSADLYYEKPITVMMDATPLIIDFESAPDHLIERALNRQEKVLYDCVLVTDAGKFTGVLTVADLLKLSKRLQEEAELAQRRTIRSAEERVKEIESAIQSVRGSTEEGEELSVVMVDLTLKGKNELDNVTKAFASIAANSQLQEERMRALQAEAGSISKVSGLIKELAEQSNLLAINASIEAARAGEHGRGFAIVAGEVMKLANQTKTSAATITSLIQTIIQEIEQTAQLAKNGRLETASSEAHVHEVEGAFNSLFHAAAENRGNAGQIGALSEQAYLQVQHVAQEMSSLQKNTLS; translated from the coding sequence ATGACGACTGCTGAGCTAGCGCATCCGATGGATATGAAGCTGGAAATGGACGAATTAGAAGCCCGGCATCCAGAGCAGCAGGCAGAAAACGTCTTAGCTGCGGAGGCTCCCGGTTCGAAAGAGCAGACAGACGCTCCGTCGCAGCAGGCTGCCCGGCTTGCCGATTTTGTTCGTCAGGCGCCGATTGTGCGGGAGGAGCGGACCTGCAAAGAGACGATAGCGGTCTTCAAGCAGCATCCCGAATCGGAATGTGTCGTCGTTTGCGACGCTGCTGATCGAGTGAAGGGACTCATGATGCGGAATCGTTTTTTTCTAAAGCTGGGCCATCGTTTTAGTGCCGATTTATATTATGAAAAGCCTATAACCGTCATGATGGATGCAACTCCGCTCATAATTGACTTCGAAAGCGCCCCGGACCATCTCATTGAGCGGGCGCTTAATCGTCAGGAGAAAGTGCTCTATGATTGCGTGCTTGTGACGGATGCAGGCAAATTCACAGGCGTCTTGACAGTTGCCGATTTGCTGAAGCTTTCCAAAAGGCTGCAGGAAGAGGCGGAGCTGGCCCAGCGCAGGACGATTCGATCAGCGGAGGAGCGTGTAAAGGAGATTGAATCAGCGATTCAGAGCGTACGCGGCTCCACGGAGGAAGGCGAGGAGCTTTCGGTCGTGATGGTCGATTTGACGCTGAAGGGGAAAAACGAGCTCGATAACGTAACGAAAGCATTCGCTTCCATCGCGGCCAACTCCCAGCTTCAGGAGGAGCGAATGCGTGCCTTGCAGGCGGAAGCTGGCTCGATTAGCAAGGTGTCAGGGTTGATAAAGGAGCTGGCAGAACAAAGCAATTTGCTGGCGATCAATGCTTCGATTGAAGCCGCAAGGGCTGGCGAGCATGGGCGGGGTTTCGCAATCGTGGCTGGCGAAGTGATGAAGCTGGCGAACCAGACGAAAACATCTGCTGCCACGATTACATCGCTCATTCAAACGATCATCCAGGAAATCGAACAAACGGCGCAGCTGGCGAAAAATGGGAGATTGGAAACGGCATCAAGCGAAGCGCATGTGCACGAGGTAGAAGGCGCATTCAATAGCCTGTTTCATGCGGCGGCTGAAAATCGCGGCAATGCCGGGCAAATTGGGGCATTGTCCGAGCAGGCTTATTTGCAAGTGCAGCATGTCGCACAGGAAATGAGCAGCCTTCAAAAGAACACTCTTTCATAA
- the pstB gene encoding phosphate ABC transporter ATP-binding protein PstB, producing MEALINIDKLNLYYGAFHALKNVSLTIPAKAITAFIGPSGCGKSTLLRTLNRMNDMIQGTRIEGSIIIDKQNIYSNEVEVEALRRKIGMVFQQPNPFPKSIYDNVAYGPRLHGITNKKELDEIVETSLKSAVLWGEVKDSLKRSALGLSGGQQQRLCIARAIAVNPDILLMDEATSALDPISTLKIEELTQELKDKYTIVMVTHNMHQAARVSNQTVFFLNGEVVEYADTEKLFSNPSDQRTEDYISGRFG from the coding sequence TTGGAAGCGCTAATTAACATAGACAAGCTGAATCTTTATTACGGGGCGTTCCACGCACTGAAGAACGTATCGCTTACGATTCCGGCTAAGGCGATTACCGCCTTTATCGGACCTTCCGGCTGTGGCAAATCGACCTTGCTGCGGACGCTTAACCGGATGAATGACATGATTCAAGGAACGAGGATCGAAGGCAGCATTATCATTGATAAGCAAAATATTTATTCTAACGAGGTAGAGGTAGAAGCGCTGCGCCGTAAAATCGGCATGGTGTTCCAGCAGCCGAATCCTTTTCCAAAGTCGATTTATGATAATGTGGCTTATGGTCCGCGCCTGCATGGCATTACAAACAAAAAAGAGCTCGATGAAATTGTAGAAACGAGCTTGAAATCTGCGGTGCTGTGGGGCGAAGTGAAGGATTCCCTTAAGCGCTCGGCACTGGGCTTATCGGGCGGTCAGCAGCAGAGGCTTTGTATCGCCAGAGCGATTGCGGTTAACCCGGATATTTTGCTGATGGATGAAGCAACTTCGGCGCTTGATCCGATTTCCACCTTGAAAATCGAAGAGCTGACCCAGGAGTTAAAGGACAAATATACGATTGTTATGGTCACTCACAATATGCATCAGGCGGCTAGGGTGTCCAACCAAACGGTGTTTTTCCTGAACGGCGAAGTCGTTGAATATGCGGATACGGAAAAGCTGTTTTCCAATCCGTCTGACCAGCGCACGGAAGATTATATTTCCGGACGCTTCGGCTAA
- the phoU gene encoding phosphate signaling complex protein PhoU, whose protein sequence is MTTRKEFDLGLEKLHDFVIEMGNFVENALVESIEALKAVDVARAQQVIAADPSLNQLEEKVTELGAKLIATQQPVAKDLRRILSSFRIASDLERMGDLAVDIAKVVLRMEGQELIKPLIDLPRMAEIVQMMTTESIQSFIQENVDLAYKMAKDDDQVDALYGQITRELYSLMMENPRNITQSSLLSFVGRYLERFGDHATNIGESVVYIVTGTRPDLNV, encoded by the coding sequence ATGACAACACGCAAGGAGTTCGACCTCGGCCTCGAGAAGCTACATGATTTTGTAATTGAGATGGGGAATTTTGTTGAAAATGCTTTGGTCGAATCCATCGAAGCTCTAAAAGCCGTTGATGTGGCGCGCGCGCAGCAGGTTATCGCCGCTGATCCTTCGCTCAATCAGCTGGAGGAGAAAGTAACAGAGCTTGGGGCAAAGCTCATTGCGACGCAGCAGCCGGTAGCGAAGGACTTGCGCCGGATTTTATCTTCCTTCCGCATTGCCAGCGATTTGGAGCGGATGGGCGATTTGGCGGTTGATATTGCCAAGGTCGTATTGCGCATGGAAGGGCAGGAGCTGATCAAGCCGCTCATCGATCTTCCGCGCATGGCCGAAATTGTTCAAATGATGACAACGGAATCCATCCAATCCTTCATTCAAGAAAATGTCGACCTCGCTTACAAAATGGCCAAGGATGACGATCAGGTCGATGCGCTGTACGGGCAAATTACCCGTGAGCTTTACTCGCTAATGATGGAAAATCCCCGCAACATTACGCAATCCTCGCTGCTTAGCTTTGTTGGCCGCTACCTGGAGCGCTTCGGCGATCACGCGACGAACATCGGTGAGAGCGTCGTCTACATTGTGACAGGCACAAGACCAGATTTGAACGTATAG
- a CDS encoding LysR family transcriptional regulator, which produces MSLLKMKLMVLIDRYKQITAVANALQIKQPTVSFHMKKMEEEWGVKLFEMRTGKVLLTRNGKLLLHYASQIDQLYSEAESRLGAIHAAEKNRFVIGCTTSTAAYLANSAAMGKLRTLSESHGAIMSIAVHDEEELYQKLHLGTVDFIMYGEGKQQADGGEFRYQTLGASPLRVMIPQQHPLYAWSEEISLDSQLEKYEFVELADSSVAQRIHEWSRKHQYSLTSHASFGSVELLINAAAACGDLAILPECLLPQAAKLDELGLQLAALDSEAARWPMIASWRSQHWDQAFMQQVLDRISL; this is translated from the coding sequence ATGAGTTTGTTAAAAATGAAGTTAATGGTCCTCATCGATCGCTATAAACAGATCACGGCGGTGGCCAATGCCCTGCAAATCAAGCAGCCTACCGTCAGCTTTCATATGAAGAAAATGGAGGAGGAATGGGGCGTCAAGCTGTTCGAAATGCGTACGGGGAAAGTGCTGCTTACCCGCAATGGAAAGCTGCTGCTTCATTATGCGTCGCAAATCGACCAATTATATAGCGAGGCGGAGTCGAGGCTTGGCGCCATTCATGCGGCAGAGAAAAATCGTTTTGTGATCGGCTGCACGACCAGTACCGCCGCTTACCTCGCAAACAGCGCCGCAATGGGAAAGCTGCGGACGCTTTCCGAAAGCCATGGCGCTATAATGTCCATAGCCGTTCATGATGAGGAGGAGCTTTATCAGAAGCTGCATCTTGGAACGGTCGACTTTATTATGTATGGGGAAGGAAAACAGCAGGCAGATGGCGGCGAATTCCGCTATCAGACGCTGGGCGCCTCGCCGCTCCGGGTTATGATCCCTCAGCAGCATCCTTTATATGCTTGGTCAGAAGAAATTTCATTGGACTCCCAGCTCGAGAAATATGAGTTTGTCGAGCTTGCTGACAGCTCCGTCGCACAGCGTATTCATGAATGGAGCCGCAAGCACCAGTACTCCTTAACCTCGCATGCGTCCTTTGGGTCGGTGGAGCTGCTTATAAATGCCGCCGCAGCCTGCGGGGACCTTGCCATATTGCCCGAATGCTTACTGCCGCAAGCGGCTAAACTAGATGAGCTCGGATTACAGCTTGCCGCTCTGGACAGTGAGGCAGCCCGGTGGCCGATGATCGCCAGCTGGCGCAGCCAGCACTGGGATCAAGCTTTTATGCAGCAGGTTCTGGATAGAATCAGCTTATAA